From the genome of Leptotrichia sp. HSP-342:
CGGCTTATCTTATCCTCTCAACAAGTTCACTTATATTACTTATATAATTAAGTTTTATTTTGGTTTTTTCCTTCTCAAAGTCTGCCTTATGGCTTTTTGGAAGATACACTCCTGAAAATCCCATTTTTTCTAGTTCATTCACTCTATTTTTAATAAATGAAACCTTTCTTACCTCTCCCCGTAATCCTAATTCACCAATAGCCGCTATTTTCTGGCTTATCGGCACGCCCTTTACTGAGGATAAAAGCGAAAAAACCACTGCCAAATCAGAACTTCTATCATTCAAATCAATTCCGCCTGGAATATTTATATAAATATCTTTTGAATTTACATCCACCTTTAAGGAACGTGATAACACTGCACTCAATATCTCTACACGAGTTTTGTCATATCCCTCAACTGTTCTTCTTGGCATTCCAAAATTCGGAGTTCCTAGCAACGACTGCACTTCAAATAAGAACACACGGCTTCCTTCAAAAATTGGTACAATAATACTTCCAATATTTTTTTCATCTCTATCACTTATAAAAAATTCAGACGGATTTTTTACTTCACTAATTCCATTTTCTTTCATATCAAAAATTGAAATTTCATTTGTAGATCCATAACGATTCTTTATTGAACGGATAATTCTGTAGTAATTATTTTCTTCCCCTTCAATCTGCAATACTGCATCTACCATATGTTCCAATAGTTTTGGTCCCGCTAGTTTCCCATCCTTTGTAACATGTCCCACAATATAAAATGCAATTTCGTTTTTTTTAGCAATTTCAATGATTTTTAAAGTTGTTTCACGAATTTGAGTTACACTTCCAGGAATGGAATTAACATTTTCTGAATAAAGTGTCTGAATCGAATCAATTACAACAACTTTTGGCTTATCCTTCAAAATTACACTTTCAATTTTTTCAATATTTGTGTCATTCAAAATATACAAATTTTCACTTTTTACATTGACACGTTCTGCACGCTGCTTTATTTGTCGTGGCGATTCTTCCCCAGAAACATAGAATACATTTCCAATTTTTGCATATTCCTGTGATAATTGAAGCAAAAAAGTTGATTTTCCGATTCCAGGACTTCCTGTAATCAGCACAACTTCTCCCTTTATTAGCCCGCCTCCCAGTACTCTATCAAATTCCTCAAAAGGCGTTACCATCCGAAATTCTTTCTCTATTTCAATTTCTGTTATCTTGCTTATCGAAACTTCCTTTGATTCCACATTCCGAAACGTACTTTTTATATCAATTTCCTCTTCGAATGTTCCCCATGAATCACAGTTAGGACATTTTCCAAGCCATTTTAATGAA
Proteins encoded in this window:
- the radA gene encoding DNA repair protein RadA translates to MAVKKEKTKYICSECGYNSLKWLGKCPNCDSWGTFEEEIDIKSTFRNVESKEVSISKITEIEIEKEFRMVTPFEEFDRVLGGGLIKGEVVLITGSPGIGKSTFLLQLSQEYAKIGNVFYVSGEESPRQIKQRAERVNVKSENLYILNDTNIEKIESVILKDKPKVVVIDSIQTLYSENVNSIPGSVTQIRETTLKIIEIAKKNEIAFYIVGHVTKDGKLAGPKLLEHMVDAVLQIEGEENNYYRIIRSIKNRYGSTNEISIFDMKENGISEVKNPSEFFISDRDEKNIGSIIVPIFEGSRVFLFEVQSLLGTPNFGMPRRTVEGYDKTRVEILSAVLSRSLKVDVNSKDIYINIPGGIDLNDRSSDLAVVFSLLSSVKGVPISQKIAAIGELGLRGEVRKVSFIKNRVNELEKMGFSGVYLPKSHKADFEKEKTKIKLNYISNISELVERIR